The following are encoded in a window of Roseivirga misakiensis genomic DNA:
- a CDS encoding metal ABC transporter permease gives MDTFIEFFSFSDPSIVSVVIGAVLLTASSAVVGTFTFLKKKALVGDAVAHAVLPGICLAFILSGTKNPIWMIIGAFITGWLSLVIIDHITTKSKIKEDTAIALILSVFFGVGILMLTNIQHSGNANQTGLDSFLFGKAAALVGQDLIIFAVVALILIVTVALFFKELKLIAFDSHYAKALGIPVKHLDLLLTSLTVLAVVTGIQAVGVVLMAAMLITPAAAARFWTNDVLKMTMIAAILGGLSGLSGAYVSFVAPSMPTGPWIVIIISVLAIVSFFIAPKRGILARSVQQNKLKQQILDENLLKELYHLGEKDDDFYRGRTVEALIEERYFPKQSLKIGLRRLKRQGFLSQRDGKWCYTEAGKLKGQRVVKLHRLWELYLSKYMKIAPDHVHEDAETIEHIITPEIEMELERMLEYPELDPHKEKIPY, from the coding sequence ATGGATACCTTCATAGAATTCTTTTCTTTTAGTGACCCCAGTATCGTTTCTGTGGTAATCGGAGCCGTTTTGTTGACAGCTTCCTCGGCCGTGGTGGGAACCTTCACTTTTCTGAAAAAGAAAGCTTTGGTTGGCGATGCTGTAGCGCATGCTGTTCTTCCGGGTATTTGTCTCGCGTTTATCTTATCAGGTACAAAAAATCCTATTTGGATGATTATTGGAGCATTTATCACAGGTTGGCTGTCGCTCGTTATTATCGATCATATTACTACCAAATCCAAAATCAAAGAAGATACAGCCATCGCGTTGATCCTTTCCGTTTTCTTTGGTGTAGGCATCCTAATGCTCACAAACATTCAACATTCTGGCAACGCCAACCAGACTGGGTTAGATTCCTTTTTATTTGGTAAGGCGGCGGCTTTAGTTGGACAAGATCTCATAATTTTTGCCGTGGTCGCGCTTATTCTAATTGTGACGGTGGCCTTGTTCTTCAAAGAACTCAAACTGATCGCCTTTGACAGTCACTACGCAAAAGCCCTTGGAATTCCAGTTAAGCATCTAGACTTACTCCTAACCTCTCTGACGGTTCTGGCTGTTGTCACTGGGATTCAGGCAGTTGGTGTTGTTTTAATGGCTGCTATGTTGATTACTCCAGCCGCTGCGGCTAGGTTTTGGACCAATGACGTACTTAAAATGACGATGATTGCCGCTATTCTGGGTGGACTTTCTGGTTTATCGGGTGCTTATGTCAGTTTCGTTGCGCCCTCTATGCCTACAGGCCCTTGGATAGTCATCATTATTTCGGTACTCGCGATCGTATCCTTTTTTATCGCACCGAAAAGGGGAATTCTAGCACGATCGGTACAACAAAACAAATTGAAGCAACAAATCCTTGATGAAAACCTACTGAAAGAGCTTTATCATCTGGGTGAAAAAGATGATGACTTTTACCGTGGCAGAACTGTCGAAGCTTTGATCGAGGAGCGTTATTTCCCTAAACAATCACTCAAAATTGGACTTAGGCGTCTAAAAAGACAGGGGTTTCTAAGCCAACGTGACGGCAAATGGTGCTATACCGAGGCTGGTAAACTGAAAGGGCAACGGGTCGTAAAATTGCACAGACTGTGGGAGTTATACCTCTCTAAATACATGAAAATTGCCCCGGATCACGTGCATGAAGATGCCGAAACCATTGAACATATTATTACTCCTGAGATAGAAATGGAATTGGAGCGAATGCTTGAATACCCTGAATTAGACCCACATAAAGAGAAAATACCTTACTAA
- a CDS encoding LytR/AlgR family response regulator transcription factor has translation MANFLNWLKKHFQSLLLTLICFAIFIVFESFQQLFYTNNFNNGVPSDLGFWDVLQGGLYRWLIWGGVAIPLVLLTNRFPIKENRGKHLTLQSISIFVALLLNLTLITLTNQAVQADFWTVFPEVFEFYFFHKAPIILVALIMLVLLVEYFKNRDILEVTIRQVGELKMANESLYQELEKGQLSEESLVIEVKTGNRIRLISENVIQWLEADDYCVKIHDNEGAVHTLRSSLKAFEQKLPSTKFLRVHRKAIVNLDCIVEYQLGNNPLVKLSDGSELPIAQSRVKAFRNQLNLA, from the coding sequence ATGGCGAACTTTTTAAACTGGCTCAAAAAGCACTTTCAATCACTTTTACTGACGCTGATTTGTTTTGCGATTTTCATCGTATTTGAGTCGTTTCAGCAACTCTTTTATACCAATAATTTCAATAATGGTGTGCCTTCAGACCTTGGATTTTGGGATGTATTGCAAGGTGGGCTATACCGATGGCTCATTTGGGGAGGTGTCGCTATTCCATTGGTGCTTTTGACAAACCGTTTTCCCATTAAGGAAAACAGAGGAAAACATTTAACCCTTCAATCAATCTCCATATTTGTTGCATTATTACTCAATTTAACACTCATAACGCTGACTAATCAGGCAGTACAAGCTGATTTTTGGACAGTTTTTCCAGAAGTATTTGAGTTCTATTTTTTCCATAAAGCACCGATTATTCTGGTAGCACTGATCATGCTCGTTCTATTAGTCGAATATTTTAAGAATCGGGATATTCTGGAGGTCACCATAAGGCAAGTGGGAGAATTGAAAATGGCCAATGAGTCACTTTATCAAGAACTTGAAAAAGGTCAATTGAGCGAGGAATCTTTGGTGATAGAAGTGAAAACTGGAAATCGAATTCGATTGATATCGGAAAATGTGATTCAATGGTTGGAAGCAGATGATTATTGTGTCAAAATTCATGATAACGAGGGAGCTGTCCACACCCTAAGAAGCTCGCTCAAAGCTTTCGAGCAAAAATTGCCATCCACTAAATTTTTGAGAGTTCATCGTAAGGCGATCGTTAACCTGGATTGTATTGTGGAGTATCAATTGGGAAATAACCCATTGGTAAAGTTAAGTGATGGATCAGAACTCCCTATCGCACAATCGCGCGTAAAGGCTTTCCGAAACCAACTCAATTTGGCTTAA
- a CDS encoding metal ABC transporter ATP-binding protein, with protein sequence MKLEAKDPVVEFHDLTVAYQKKPVLWNIDMTLPKGALIGIIGPNGAGKSTLIKAAMGLLPLGSGYVKMFDQPLDQVRHKVSYVPQRETVDWDFPTSVLDVVLMGRYAKLGLLTRPRKADKEMAMNCLRKVGMEAYTSRQISQLSGGQQQRVFLARALAQEADLYFMDEPFAGVDAATEAAILAIMQEMTSKGKTVVVVHHDLQSAAEFFDWIILLNMRLVASGPIDKVFNNELLQETYGGKLTVLAEVGELVRKRQVPSREKY encoded by the coding sequence ATGAAACTAGAAGCAAAAGATCCTGTCGTTGAATTTCATGATTTAACGGTGGCATATCAAAAGAAGCCAGTTCTCTGGAATATAGATATGACCTTGCCCAAAGGGGCACTCATTGGCATTATTGGACCAAATGGTGCAGGTAAGTCCACACTCATCAAAGCTGCCATGGGTTTGCTTCCATTAGGATCTGGTTATGTAAAGATGTTTGACCAGCCACTCGATCAAGTGCGGCATAAGGTTAGTTATGTTCCTCAACGAGAAACCGTAGACTGGGACTTCCCTACCTCGGTTTTGGATGTGGTATTGATGGGTAGATACGCTAAACTTGGCCTTTTAACCCGACCACGGAAAGCCGATAAAGAAATGGCCATGAACTGCTTGAGAAAGGTGGGAATGGAAGCCTATACAAGCCGACAAATCTCGCAACTATCAGGAGGGCAACAACAGCGCGTGTTCTTGGCCAGAGCACTGGCACAAGAAGCTGATTTATATTTTATGGATGAACCATTCGCTGGAGTAGATGCCGCCACAGAAGCCGCAATTCTTGCGATTATGCAAGAAATGACCTCAAAAGGCAAAACAGTTGTTGTGGTACATCACGATTTACAATCCGCAGCAGAATTCTTCGACTGGATCATCTTGTTAAACATGCGGCTTGTCGCTTCTGGCCCCATCGACAAGGTTTTTAACAATGAGCTACTGCAAGAAACTTACGGCGGTAAACTAACCGTTTTGGCCGAAGTGGGAGAATTAGTGAGAAAAAGACAAGTACCAAGCCGAGAGAAATATTAG
- a CDS encoding four helix bundle protein, with the protein MRDFKQLEVWKRGHNMALSVFKMTSVFPSNEKFGLVSQMRRSSQSIPTNLAEGCGRESQKELVRFCNIGMGSASELEYQLLLIKDLEFITTDEYEQSIDELVILKKQLNAFIQYLKTQTPNFQS; encoded by the coding sequence ATGAGAGATTTTAAACAACTTGAGGTATGGAAAAGAGGCCATAACATGGCTTTAAGCGTGTTTAAAATGACTTCAGTATTTCCTAGTAATGAAAAGTTTGGGCTGGTGTCTCAAATGAGAAGAAGCTCCCAATCCATACCTACTAACCTAGCTGAGGGATGTGGTAGAGAGAGTCAAAAGGAACTCGTCAGATTTTGCAATATCGGCATGGGTTCAGCCTCTGAATTAGAATATCAGTTACTCCTGATTAAGGACCTAGAATTTATAACAACCGATGAATATGAGCAATCCATTGATGAATTAGTAATTCTAAAGAAGCAGCTAAACGCATTTATCCAATATTTAAAGACCCAAACACCAAATTTCCAATCATGA
- a CDS encoding metal ABC transporter solute-binding protein, Zn/Mn family, translating into MKNALILFICSIFLLSCGKDSQTTNGTGKLAVVATTGMIADIVRNVGKDSVTVTALMGPGVDPHLYKATQGDLGRLRKADVIFYNGLHLEGKMGEVFEKLERIKTVVPIARAIEKSNLIDNPVFEGSYDPHIWFDVSLWLSTIKEVTSTLSSADPESKSYYEKNAQAYEETLAALHQWVITEVQKIPEDKRLMVTAHDAFSYFGRAYNIEVRGLQGISTLSEFGLKDRVDLVNFIVERKVKAVFVETSVSEKNINAIVEGCRQKGHEVMIGGNLFSDAMGAEGTPGGDYIGMVKTNVTTIVNALK; encoded by the coding sequence ATGAAAAACGCACTAATCTTATTCATCTGCAGCATATTCCTGCTTTCCTGCGGTAAAGACAGTCAAACTACGAACGGTACAGGTAAACTTGCCGTAGTCGCCACTACCGGCATGATTGCTGACATCGTAAGGAACGTCGGGAAGGACTCTGTAACGGTGACCGCCCTTATGGGGCCAGGTGTTGATCCACATCTTTACAAAGCCACTCAAGGCGATTTAGGTAGACTCAGAAAAGCGGACGTAATATTCTATAACGGCCTTCATTTAGAGGGTAAAATGGGCGAAGTTTTCGAAAAACTCGAACGCATAAAGACAGTCGTACCGATTGCAAGAGCTATTGAAAAATCAAATTTGATAGACAATCCAGTTTTTGAGGGATCATATGACCCACACATCTGGTTTGATGTTAGTCTATGGCTTTCGACCATAAAAGAAGTGACATCAACCCTCAGCAGTGCCGATCCTGAGAGCAAATCCTACTACGAAAAGAATGCTCAGGCATATGAAGAAACACTGGCAGCCTTACACCAATGGGTAATTACAGAAGTTCAGAAAATCCCTGAAGATAAAAGGCTAATGGTAACTGCCCACGATGCTTTTAGCTATTTCGGCAGAGCCTATAACATTGAAGTTCGCGGTCTTCAAGGCATATCGACATTATCGGAATTTGGGCTAAAAGACAGAGTTGACCTTGTCAATTTCATTGTAGAGCGAAAGGTTAAGGCCGTTTTTGTAGAAACTTCGGTCTCCGAAAAGAACATTAACGCTATTGTAGAAGGGTGTAGGCAAAAAGGCCATGAAGTAATGATTGGAGGCAACCTCTTTTCGGATGCTATGGGCGCCGAGGGCACACCGGGCGGTGATTATATCGGCATGGTAAAAACGAATGTAACAACAATAGTAAATGCATTAAAGTAG
- a CDS encoding metal ABC transporter permease: MDALYIILTSSLFAIACGLLGCFLVLRKMAMVGDAISHAVLPGIVIAFLFTGTRDSFEMIIGAGLLGIFSTFLIEFFHKRAKLQTDASIGVTFTSLFALGVILISVFAGQVDLDQECVLYGEIAYVPIDLWITDSGTNLGPRALYISSITLILIILFIRIGFKQLYITTFDPAFAATTGVSVALWNYLLMGSVSMTTVAAFDSVGAILVVALMVAPPATAYLLTDNFKKMLLITSIIAIVISILGYYLAVMLDGSIAGAVVTVAGIIFGIVYLFSPSNGILFKRMAQKREAKNLAQKTA, from the coding sequence ATGGATGCACTTTATATCATACTCACCTCTTCCCTATTCGCTATAGCTTGCGGATTGTTAGGGTGTTTTCTGGTGCTTAGAAAAATGGCCATGGTGGGCGATGCTATTTCGCATGCCGTCCTTCCGGGCATTGTGATCGCCTTTTTGTTCACAGGCACTAGAGATTCCTTCGAAATGATCATCGGTGCTGGCCTATTGGGTATTTTCAGTACTTTTTTGATCGAATTCTTCCACAAAAGGGCAAAACTCCAAACGGATGCCTCGATCGGCGTCACTTTTACCTCACTTTTCGCCTTGGGTGTTATTCTCATATCAGTTTTTGCAGGTCAAGTAGATTTAGATCAGGAATGCGTGCTTTATGGTGAGATTGCCTACGTGCCGATCGATTTATGGATTACCGATTCTGGGACAAATCTTGGCCCAAGGGCACTCTACATTTCTTCTATCACGCTTATTTTGATCATTCTATTTATACGAATTGGCTTTAAGCAACTTTACATCACCACTTTTGACCCAGCTTTTGCCGCTACCACAGGCGTTTCTGTAGCCTTATGGAATTACCTGCTTATGGGATCGGTTTCTATGACGACTGTGGCAGCCTTTGATTCCGTTGGGGCTATTTTAGTCGTTGCCCTGATGGTTGCCCCACCTGCAACAGCTTATTTACTGACGGACAACTTCAAGAAGATGCTATTGATTACGTCCATCATAGCGATCGTGATAAGCATCTTGGGTTACTATTTAGCGGTAATGCTAGACGGATCGATAGCAGGTGCTGTGGTAACCGTAGCTGGTATAATTTTCGGAATAGTGTATCTATTTTCGCCAAGTAATGGCATTCTCTTTAAGCGGATGGCACAAAAAAGAGAAGCCAAAAACCTAGCGCAAAAAACTGCTTAA